A stretch of Gallus gallus isolate bGalGal1 chromosome 2, bGalGal1.mat.broiler.GRCg7b, whole genome shotgun sequence DNA encodes these proteins:
- the LOC107052660 gene encoding SUN domain-containing protein 3-like: MEQQGHGERGNWQTKVWKTVALVLVTVAVASFGVYCVGGLVEGIKTTAGVTARLVRRDGEIVSLDEELAKVQRQLHVLQWRARDITERALHEALRRTELPGFTGEAVQKIIHQVLEKLEESPFQMTNYASKTSGAAIVRSKTSPSWIGSGRVFWQSLPLVAYMRPPEVILEPDNHPGNCWPFPGSQGHVFIKLPVAVFPTAVTINHGVPAAAYHADSISSAPKDFAVYGLQEEDDEKGTLLGEFIFMPGQAPGQTFQLKNEHSAFIKYVRLQVLSNWGHPEYTCVYQFRLHGDPAPDGDARGKLSA, encoded by the exons ATGGAGCAACAAGGACACGGCGAGCGGGGGAACTG GCAAACTAAGGTTTGGAAGACAGTTGCCCTGGTGCTGGTCACAGTGGCTGTGGCGTCCTTCG GTGTTTATTGCGTCGGAGGTCTTGTTGAAGGTATAAAGACAACAGCGGGAGTGACTGCAAG GCTGGTGCGCCGTGATGGGGAAATTGTGAGCCTTGATGAAGAGCTTGCTAAGGTCCAGCGGCAGCTTCATGTCCTGCAGTGGAGAGCGAGGGACATCACCGAGCGTGCTCTCCACGAAGCCCTGAGGAGAACTGAGCTCCCAGGCTTTACAGGCGAG GCTGTTCAAAAGATCATTCACCAAGTActggagaagctggaagaaagCCCATTCCAGATGACCAATTATGCCAGCAAAACTTCAG GCGCCGCTATCGTTCGTTCCAAGACTTCTCCCTCCTGGATTGGAAGTGGGCGAGTCTTTTGGCAGTCGCTGCCTCTGGTGGCTTATATGAGGCCTCCTGAGGTGATTCTGGAG CCTGACAATCATCCAGGTAACTGCTGGCCCTTCCCAGGAAGTCAAGGGCACGTCTTCATCAAGTTGCCTGTGGCCGTCTTCCCCACGGCAGTTACGATAAACCACGGGGTTCCAGCAGCAGCATACCATGCAGACAGCATCTCCAGTGCTCCAAAGGACTTTGCTGTCTAT GGCCTGCAGgaggaagatgatgagaaaGGAACGTTGCTGGGAGAGTTCATCTTCATGCCAGGCCAGGCTCCCGGTCAGACCTTCCAGCTGAAG AACGAGCACTCTGCGTTCATCAAGTACGTAAGGCTGCAAGTGCTGAGCAACTGGGGCCATCCGGAGTACACCTGCGTGTATCAATTCAGGCTCCACGGCGATCCAGCCCCTGATGGTGACGCGAGGGGAAAGCTATCTGCCTAG